From Psychrobacillus sp. FSL K6-2836, a single genomic window includes:
- a CDS encoding superoxide dismutase family protein has product MRKQIVIPLLIAVTALGGCNFPSADADLNETVKVSLLNTEGKEVGEATLTEHSKGVHILLNAEGLTPGVKAIHFHEKASCEKPTFETAGAHFNPTHKEHGFENPKGYHLGDLPNIEVGEDGKVELETVSPAVVLAAGKSNSLLDADGSALIIHENADDYKTDPSGNSGDRIVCGEISK; this is encoded by the coding sequence ATGAGAAAGCAAATCGTAATTCCATTACTTATAGCGGTCACGGCACTTGGAGGATGTAATTTCCCCTCTGCAGATGCCGACTTAAATGAAACAGTAAAGGTTTCATTACTAAACACAGAAGGTAAAGAAGTAGGAGAAGCAACTTTGACTGAGCATTCAAAAGGAGTGCATATATTATTAAATGCAGAGGGACTTACTCCTGGTGTTAAAGCAATCCACTTTCATGAAAAGGCAAGCTGTGAAAAACCTACCTTTGAAACAGCTGGTGCTCACTTTAATCCGACTCACAAAGAGCATGGTTTTGAAAACCCTAAAGGTTATCATTTAGGGGATTTACCTAACATTGAAGTTGGAGAAGATGGTAAAGTAGAATTAGAGACAGTATCTCCAGCAGTAGTTTTAGCAGCAGGAAAAAGCAACTCATTACTAGATGCTGATGGAAGTGCACTTATTATTCATGAAAATGCTGATGATTATAAAACCGATCCTTCTGGCAATTCGGGAGATCGAATTGTTTGTGGAGAAATTAGCAAGTAG
- a CDS encoding DHHA1 domain-containing protein — translation MQQHAGQHILSAAFEQLFGFQTISFHLGKDTVTIDLNVTEVSEQQLKEAEQLANQIILEDRIIETKWVTEEELFNYNLRKATSLKENIRLVIIPDFDYNACGGTHPTSTGQVRSIKILQTERQKKIVRVEFICGERNLTHLHRKHQVLVNLVSTLSTPEDKIINATKNLLEQNSKLAKQVADLSNSLLAYEAKELRESAKGTTITCILENRSMQELQKLAKLVIQETPKSICIFVSNNQDKLQVVAAKGNDVEQSMKELIAHVLPYINGKGGGNERMAQGGGEKILTSEQLIEKVISYI, via the coding sequence ATGCAGCAGCATGCCGGACAGCACATTCTATCAGCGGCCTTTGAACAATTATTTGGATTTCAAACGATTAGCTTTCATTTAGGAAAAGATACAGTCACGATTGACTTAAATGTCACGGAGGTGTCCGAACAGCAATTAAAGGAAGCGGAACAACTTGCAAATCAAATCATTCTGGAAGATCGTATTATTGAAACAAAGTGGGTAACGGAAGAGGAATTATTCAATTATAATCTACGAAAAGCGACATCTTTAAAAGAAAATATTAGACTCGTCATAATCCCCGACTTCGATTACAATGCATGTGGTGGAACCCATCCAACATCAACAGGACAAGTGAGGTCCATTAAAATCCTGCAAACAGAGAGGCAGAAGAAAATTGTTCGAGTGGAGTTTATTTGTGGGGAAAGGAATCTTACACATTTACATAGAAAGCACCAGGTACTAGTAAACTTAGTCAGCACATTAAGCACTCCTGAAGATAAAATAATCAATGCAACAAAAAATCTCTTAGAGCAAAATTCAAAACTCGCAAAACAAGTAGCAGATTTATCAAATTCTCTTTTAGCATACGAAGCAAAAGAGTTAAGAGAAAGTGCTAAGGGAACTACAATCACCTGTATACTTGAAAATAGATCCATGCAGGAGCTTCAAAAACTAGCTAAATTAGTAATCCAAGAAACACCGAAATCCATATGTATTTTCGTCTCCAACAACCAGGACAAGTTACAGGTCGTTGCTGCAAAAGGTAACGATGTAGAACAAAGTATGAAAGAGCTAATTGCACATGTCCTTCCATATATCAATGGAAAAGGTGGCGGTAATGAGCGAATGGCTCAAGGTGGTGGAGAGAAAATTTTAACAAGTGAGCAATTAATCGAAAAGGTAATATCCTATATCTGA
- a CDS encoding STAS domain-containing protein has product MSHLNKELYDFIMINKSAITDAWLAEQSKVDPSYGLSQYKTYLREENEVLIEAISSVYIRDHFEYVEYINTRSAEVAEKRAKEKYPLYESIRSFRNVRIAYWNIVQNFIQQSTTLATVEDVAEWSNLMNTAFDYIIENFAKYHHEYTVNLFASQQALITELSSPVIPIKEGIAVLPLVGNIDTERATVILESTLEQSSAKKLSTIFIDLSAVPVLDTMVAQQLYQLYSALKLIGVNSIFSGIRPELAQTAVSLGINFSEIQTYSTLMYALKANS; this is encoded by the coding sequence ATGAGTCATCTAAACAAAGAATTATATGATTTTATCATGATAAATAAATCAGCAATAACAGATGCATGGTTAGCTGAACAATCAAAAGTTGACCCATCCTATGGTTTATCACAATATAAGACATATTTAAGAGAAGAAAATGAAGTTCTAATAGAAGCCATCTCTTCTGTATATATCCGAGATCATTTTGAATACGTAGAATATATCAACACTCGTTCTGCTGAAGTGGCAGAGAAAAGAGCAAAAGAAAAATATCCTTTATATGAAAGTATTCGTAGTTTCCGAAATGTCAGAATAGCCTATTGGAATATTGTTCAAAATTTCATCCAACAATCTACCACACTTGCTACGGTAGAAGATGTTGCTGAATGGTCAAACCTGATGAATACTGCATTCGATTATATTATAGAAAACTTTGCGAAATACCACCACGAATATACAGTAAATCTTTTCGCCTCCCAACAAGCTCTTATTACAGAGTTAAGCAGCCCAGTTATTCCTATAAAAGAAGGTATTGCAGTTTTACCTCTAGTAGGAAATATTGATACAGAACGCGCTACAGTTATTTTAGAGTCTACATTGGAGCAAAGTTCTGCTAAAAAACTGAGTACTATATTTATCGATCTATCTGCAGTACCAGTGCTAGATACGATGGTTGCTCAACAGCTATATCAACTGTATTCTGCGTTAAAGCTTATTGGCGTAAATTCTATTTTCTCAGGAATTCGACCTGAACTTGCTCAAACGGCTGTTTCGCTAGGTATTAATTTTTCGGAGATTCAAACATATTCTACATTAATGTATGCTCTGAAAGCTAATTCTTAA
- a CDS encoding DUF4825 domain-containing protein, with translation MQKTISLVVGIALVLLLGVVYVLSNNQKQVEQEDVEQQSVDTHNFKKVLAYENDYMGNNSNITNLFNNLPLSNHRDLVELDPDTLTFVVNYNTSGEEKVAIYNATVAFILIKNLEVIDMRFTDQSYVITRENVEEWFGDDFSSLNEPAVFKENVQQPIMEITTTDWIDQYTK, from the coding sequence TTGCAAAAAACAATCAGTTTAGTAGTTGGAATAGCTTTAGTATTATTACTCGGAGTAGTTTATGTACTAAGTAATAATCAGAAACAAGTAGAACAAGAAGATGTGGAACAACAATCTGTAGACACTCACAACTTTAAAAAAGTACTAGCTTACGAAAATGATTATATGGGCAATAATTCTAACATCACAAATCTATTTAATAATCTTCCTCTTTCTAATCATAGAGATTTAGTAGAGTTGGATCCAGATACACTCACATTCGTTGTAAATTACAATACGAGTGGTGAAGAAAAAGTTGCTATATATAATGCGACAGTGGCTTTTATTTTGATAAAAAATTTAGAAGTAATTGATATGCGTTTTACAGACCAATCCTATGTAATAACAAGAGAGAATGTCGAAGAGTGGTTTGGTGATGATTTTAGTAGTTTAAACGAGCCGGCGGTATTTAAAGAGAATGTTCAACAGCCAATAATGGAAATTACAACGACCGATTGGATCGATCAATATACAAAATAG
- a CDS encoding ASCH domain-containing protein, giving the protein MNKLAQTYWDTYWKGKETPLSVTSWQFGGSPDELAQLVKDGVKSATCSLHLFYELEKEPLPKVDDYSIVLNSKDEPVCIIRTSDVKIMPMNEVPSDFAYAEGEGDRSYDHWRKVHIEFFTNELKGVGREFSEDMLLVCERFELIDVK; this is encoded by the coding sequence ATGAACAAATTGGCGCAAACGTATTGGGATACTTATTGGAAAGGAAAAGAAACACCATTATCGGTGACTTCGTGGCAGTTTGGCGGGAGCCCAGATGAACTGGCTCAGCTAGTGAAGGATGGAGTAAAATCTGCTACATGCTCGTTGCATCTATTTTATGAATTGGAGAAAGAGCCACTTCCAAAGGTGGATGATTATAGTATTGTACTTAATAGTAAGGATGAACCTGTTTGTATAATTCGTACGTCTGACGTGAAAATAATGCCGATGAATGAAGTACCTTCGGATTTTGCTTATGCGGAGGGAGAAGGAGATCGCTCCTACGATCATTGGAGGAAGGTACATATCGAATTTTTCACAAACGAGTTAAAAGGAGTAGGTAGGGAGTTTTCAGAAGACATGTTACTTGTTTGCGAGCGCTTTGAACTGATAGACGTTAAGTAA
- a CDS encoding MFS transporter, translating into MKNKEPIWTKAFISLFTTNFSIFIIFYGLVSTLPLYATDVLSRTDEDAGLLMTIFLVSAILTRPFSGKILDLFGKRKVLWLTLFLYLVCTGLYYFIEPFEALLVLRFVQGIFFSIATTASGSMAADNIPTSRRGAGLGYFTMSTNLAVVVGPLIALTLMQTFSYDAMFLSLTILLLVGSIAALLIPADRNSRTVFPKSKLTLNDLFEKKALPVALIASLVAFSYASVLSYLSIYSQEKGVLHLTSSFFAVFAIMMLATRPFTGRIFDEKGPKYIVIPGLAAFMIGLALLAYMNSPFLFLLSGAFIGLGYGAVVPSFQTLAIQSTKHERSGYATATFFTLFDTGLAIGSYILGLVATSLGYQNLYLFSIIFLVIALVLFILRVKKVQRPV; encoded by the coding sequence TTGAAGAACAAAGAGCCTATATGGACGAAAGCTTTTATTAGTTTGTTTACTACAAACTTTTCTATTTTTATAATTTTTTACGGACTCGTATCTACACTTCCACTCTACGCCACGGATGTATTGTCGCGTACAGACGAAGATGCGGGTTTATTAATGACTATCTTTTTAGTTTCTGCAATTCTTACCCGACCTTTTTCTGGTAAAATTTTAGATTTATTTGGAAAACGAAAGGTATTATGGCTAACTTTGTTCCTGTATCTAGTATGTACAGGACTATATTATTTTATTGAACCCTTTGAAGCTTTATTGGTACTTCGATTTGTACAAGGTATTTTCTTTAGTATCGCCACCACAGCGAGTGGTTCGATGGCTGCAGATAATATTCCTACCTCTAGACGTGGTGCCGGACTTGGTTATTTTACTATGTCAACAAATTTAGCAGTTGTTGTCGGTCCGTTAATTGCTTTAACTCTCATGCAAACTTTTTCATATGATGCAATGTTCTTATCCTTAACGATTTTACTACTAGTTGGCTCCATTGCTGCATTATTGATACCTGCTGATAGAAATTCCAGAACTGTTTTTCCTAAATCGAAGTTAACGTTAAATGATCTTTTTGAGAAAAAAGCGTTACCTGTTGCACTAATAGCTAGTTTAGTTGCTTTTTCTTATGCTAGTGTACTTTCTTATCTCTCTATTTACTCTCAAGAAAAAGGAGTACTCCACTTAACCAGTAGCTTTTTCGCTGTTTTTGCAATCATGATGCTAGCTACACGACCATTTACAGGTCGAATTTTCGATGAAAAAGGACCTAAATATATTGTTATTCCTGGTCTGGCCGCTTTCATGATTGGACTTGCTTTACTTGCTTATATGAACTCGCCCTTCCTTTTCTTACTCTCTGGTGCATTTATCGGACTAGGATATGGTGCAGTAGTTCCAAGTTTTCAAACACTTGCGATCCAGTCTACCAAGCATGAACGCAGTGGTTATGCTACAGCAACATTCTTTACATTATTCGATACGGGCCTCGCAATAGGTTCTTATATTTTAGGACTTGTTGCCACTTCGCTCGGCTATCAAAACTTATATCTATTCTCTATTATTTTCCTTGTTATCGCTCTCGTTCTGTTTATATTACGAGTAAAGAAAGTACAACGTCCTGTTTAA
- a CDS encoding serine hydrolase domain-containing protein, protein MNNLTNQLEKIQKENQFAGSIFMKQGESVQVQSSFGYANRAEAILNEKETRFGIASGCKLFTAVAIAQLAEAGKLSFDALLRDVLDISFPHFHKDVTIHHLLTHTSGIADYFDEEVMDDFEELWINTPMYHMRRLHDFLPLFQKEQQKFIPGEKFAYNNAGYIVLGLIVEKVSGMVFTDYVQQNILDKAGMRNSGYFALDALPTRTAIGYIDREDGTWKTNMYSLPIQGGADGGAFVTAEDMVLFWEALIQDKLLNDKTILLTPHVHEEDDSYYGYGVWIDKREDEIYKYHVMGYDPGVSFHSAYYPHNDLVLAVCSNKSKGAYAMLLELEKSCEI, encoded by the coding sequence ATGAATAATTTAACGAATCAATTAGAAAAGATCCAAAAAGAAAATCAATTTGCAGGATCTATCTTTATGAAACAAGGTGAATCGGTACAAGTACAGTCTAGTTTTGGATACGCTAATCGTGCAGAAGCTATACTCAATGAAAAAGAAACCCGCTTTGGTATTGCTTCGGGGTGTAAATTATTTACTGCAGTTGCGATTGCTCAACTTGCAGAAGCAGGGAAATTGAGTTTTGATGCCCTTTTAAGAGACGTATTAGACATTTCTTTTCCACATTTTCACAAAGACGTTACAATCCATCATTTACTCACGCATACTTCGGGTATCGCGGATTATTTTGATGAGGAAGTAATGGATGACTTTGAGGAATTATGGATAAATACTCCGATGTACCATATGCGCCGATTGCATGACTTTTTACCATTGTTTCAAAAGGAGCAGCAGAAGTTTATACCTGGAGAGAAGTTTGCTTATAATAACGCTGGATATATAGTTTTAGGTTTGATCGTAGAAAAAGTGAGTGGAATGGTATTTACTGACTATGTTCAGCAGAACATTTTGGACAAAGCAGGGATGAGGAACTCAGGTTATTTTGCATTAGATGCTTTACCTACTAGAACGGCAATTGGTTACATAGATCGTGAGGATGGTACGTGGAAAACGAATATGTATTCTCTTCCCATACAGGGGGGGGCAGATGGCGGAGCATTTGTCACTGCCGAGGATATGGTGTTATTTTGGGAAGCTCTTATACAAGATAAGTTATTGAACGATAAAACAATACTGCTGACTCCACACGTTCATGAGGAGGATGATAGTTATTATGGGTACGGAGTTTGGATAGATAAACGTGAGGACGAAATCTATAAATATCACGTAATGGGATATGATCCTGGAGTGAGTTTTCACTCAGCATATTATCCACATAATGATCTTGTACTTGCTGTTTGCTCCAATAAATCTAAGGGTGCATATGCTATGTTGCTAGAGTTGGAAAAATCCTGCGAAATTTGA
- a CDS encoding DNA alkylation repair protein: protein MKKEWTIEQVKGYMEPRRNDENAIPMAKYMKSHFPFLGIKTPERRLLFKRMTTEMELPLYEDMQKEVWALFQLEEREYHYIGIELLAKYKNQLTLEDLTFCQRLIETKSWWDSVDSIAPKIVGDIVLANRIEGEAVMIEWAKSSNMWTNRASILHQLKYKEKTNEELLFATIERHAVSKEFFLQKSIGWVLREYAKTHPQVVQAFVGSHTLAPLSKREALKHFK, encoded by the coding sequence ATGAAAAAGGAGTGGACGATAGAGCAAGTTAAGGGCTATATGGAGCCTCGTCGAAATGACGAAAATGCAATTCCAATGGCAAAATATATGAAAAGTCACTTTCCATTTTTAGGTATTAAAACACCTGAACGTCGATTGCTTTTTAAAAGGATGACGACAGAAATGGAGCTTCCCTTATATGAAGATATGCAAAAAGAAGTATGGGCTTTGTTCCAGTTAGAGGAAAGAGAATATCATTACATAGGAATTGAATTATTGGCCAAGTATAAAAATCAATTGACTCTAGAGGATTTAACTTTCTGTCAACGTCTTATTGAAACGAAGTCCTGGTGGGATAGTGTGGATTCTATTGCTCCTAAGATAGTGGGAGATATTGTTTTAGCTAACAGAATTGAAGGGGAAGCTGTAATGATAGAGTGGGCAAAGTCCTCGAATATGTGGACGAATAGAGCCTCTATTTTACATCAGTTAAAATACAAGGAAAAAACGAATGAAGAGCTATTATTTGCAACCATTGAGCGCCATGCAGTGTCAAAAGAATTCTTTCTTCAAAAGTCAATCGGTTGGGTGTTAAGGGAATACGCTAAAACACATCCGCAAGTAGTACAAGCATTTGTAGGAAGTCACACACTAGCACCTTTAAGTAAGAGAGAGGCATTGAAGCATTTTAAATGA
- a CDS encoding glyoxalase — MFKTVTLYTNQLKQLRGFYGNVLEIPIEVSTDEHFQISIGTSTLIFRLSELQTSYHFAINIPGNQFTLAKHWAKERVVLNREAAVDEIYYARFEADAFYFEDPVGNVIELIARRNVDKWSDFSIESFLNLSEVSITTPFVEEAGEKLQEIGIPISGHFQLQPDELNFLGKKDTFILLVPPKRRWYFSKRMSETSPLEIVIEDGKVILVNREGKITIQ; from the coding sequence ATGTTTAAGACGGTAACTCTATATACAAATCAATTAAAACAATTGCGAGGGTTCTATGGAAATGTTTTGGAAATTCCCATAGAGGTATCAACAGACGAGCATTTTCAAATATCTATTGGAACTTCGACGCTTATTTTTCGGCTTTCCGAATTACAGACTTCCTATCACTTTGCTATTAACATACCAGGTAATCAGTTTACACTTGCGAAGCATTGGGCAAAAGAAAGGGTAGTACTAAATAGAGAAGCAGCAGTTGATGAAATCTATTATGCTCGATTTGAAGCAGATGCATTTTACTTTGAAGATCCAGTGGGGAACGTCATTGAACTAATAGCAAGACGTAATGTAGATAAATGGAGTGACTTCAGCATCGAGTCATTTTTAAACTTAAGTGAGGTAAGTATTACTACTCCATTTGTAGAAGAAGCAGGAGAGAAGCTACAAGAAATTGGTATTCCTATTTCAGGTCATTTCCAACTTCAACCTGATGAATTAAATTTTCTAGGAAAAAAAGATACGTTTATTTTATTAGTTCCTCCAAAGCGACGATGGTATTTTTCTAAAAGAATGAGTGAGACCTCTCCATTAGAAATAGTGATAGAAGATGGAAAAGTAATTCTAGTGAACAGAGAAGGAAAAATAACGATTCAATAA
- the nfsA gene encoding oxygen-insensitive NADPH nitroreductase — MVQELLRKHSSVRKYKDYTLTKDEVSELVETAQHAASSHFVQAYSVIWVNDEQKKEELGKLSKNPTQFETAGAALLLCADFHRLQVAGKLQQTEIDIDTTENVLVGAVDVALFAQNLVIAAESKGFGICYIGGVRNDPGAISHLFDLPTGVFPLFAITLGIPDQQNEVKPRLPVAAILHENNYNSAKYEVLLPEYDQTMEGYYTSRGSNQKMANWTKSMADFLEKPRRPHMADFLASKGFHLK; from the coding sequence TTGGTTCAAGAGTTATTAAGAAAGCATTCATCTGTCAGAAAGTATAAAGATTATACATTAACTAAAGATGAAGTGTCCGAGCTTGTGGAGACTGCGCAACATGCTGCTAGTTCACATTTTGTACAAGCATATAGTGTTATATGGGTAAATGATGAACAGAAAAAAGAAGAACTAGGTAAATTATCCAAAAATCCTACACAATTTGAAACTGCTGGAGCGGCATTATTATTATGTGCTGATTTTCATCGATTACAGGTGGCAGGTAAATTACAACAGACAGAAATTGACATAGATACAACTGAAAATGTGTTAGTAGGAGCAGTCGATGTAGCTCTTTTTGCCCAAAATTTAGTCATTGCAGCAGAATCAAAAGGTTTTGGTATTTGCTATATAGGAGGAGTACGTAACGATCCAGGCGCAATTAGCCATTTGTTTGATTTGCCAACGGGGGTATTTCCTCTATTTGCAATTACTCTTGGTATTCCAGATCAGCAAAACGAAGTGAAACCTCGTTTGCCGGTAGCAGCAATATTACATGAAAATAACTATAATAGTGCAAAGTATGAAGTACTATTGCCCGAGTACGATCAAACAATGGAAGGCTATTATACAAGTCGTGGATCCAATCAAAAAATGGCAAATTGGACCAAGTCAATGGCTGACTTTCTAGAGAAACCGAGAAGACCACATATGGCTGATTTTTTAGCAAGTAAAGGATTTCATCTCAAATGA
- a CDS encoding CAP domain-containing protein, with protein sequence MRKIGWLLLFVLALFFSRPLWEEYTVEYVDLSFLEPVDEWIDSLEVEQYWDEAKAYWTQIKDEPATHIASDQETLPGTGIELDQIKIGMKKSEIEKIHGNAKRVSINEYNLVWHTYHENYRNFMMVSYDSNNRVNAMFTNQPSESSFLGLQMDSTREEVLSRLDEPIKKLKKGNIIYLLPDEGEYDLFLIDQNYVTFFYDLHENNTITAIQVVEKSVEKNHESTFREPSDELKKGFEFQLFDLTNAARVVHGLSVLSYDESVSNTARKHSEDMAIHNYFSHENLEGKSPFNRLEEDGLSFSYAGENLAYGQTSSIFAHEGLMNSLGHRKNILSVHYENLGVGTAFDEKSTPYYTENFFTK encoded by the coding sequence ATGAGAAAAATAGGCTGGTTACTACTTTTTGTTTTAGCACTTTTCTTTTCTAGACCGTTATGGGAAGAGTATACAGTGGAATACGTTGACCTGTCATTCCTAGAGCCAGTGGATGAATGGATTGATTCACTGGAAGTAGAGCAATATTGGGATGAAGCAAAAGCGTACTGGACACAAATAAAAGATGAACCAGCCACTCATATTGCGTCAGATCAGGAAACACTACCGGGAACAGGCATTGAGTTAGACCAAATAAAAATAGGCATGAAAAAAAGTGAGATTGAGAAAATTCATGGTAATGCTAAACGAGTTAGTATAAATGAATATAATTTAGTATGGCATACATACCATGAAAACTACCGAAACTTCATGATGGTTTCCTATGATAGTAACAATAGGGTAAATGCTATGTTTACCAATCAGCCTTCCGAATCTTCCTTTCTAGGCTTACAAATGGATAGTACTAGAGAAGAAGTACTTTCTCGATTAGATGAACCTATTAAGAAACTGAAAAAAGGGAATATCATCTATCTCCTACCTGATGAAGGTGAATATGATTTGTTTTTAATCGATCAAAACTATGTAACATTTTTCTATGATCTTCATGAAAACAATACAATCACAGCCATCCAAGTAGTCGAAAAATCTGTTGAGAAAAATCACGAATCGACTTTTCGAGAGCCATCTGACGAACTGAAGAAAGGGTTTGAATTTCAACTTTTCGATCTCACAAATGCTGCTCGAGTAGTACATGGTCTTTCTGTTCTCTCCTATGATGAGAGTGTGAGCAACACCGCGCGAAAGCATAGTGAGGATATGGCCATTCACAACTATTTTAGTCATGAAAACCTAGAGGGAAAATCTCCATTTAATCGATTGGAGGAAGATGGTTTGAGCTTTTCCTATGCTGGAGAAAATCTAGCATATGGTCAAACTAGCAGCATCTTTGCGCATGAGGGGCTGATGAATTCATTGGGACACCGTAAAAACATTTTAAGTGTTCATTATGAAAATCTTGGCGTCGGTACCGCTTTTGATGAAAAATCGACTCCTTACTACACAGAAAATTTCTTCACAAAATAA
- a CDS encoding DUF6509 family protein — translation MKITSYEVDKLNDPTGIITGDRFEFLLGIEVPEDDELFDENNSLDLRVILVIEETEARIVQYHFINRSNGKVLDFGLEEEEEAIVLSFCKEHYNDII, via the coding sequence TTGAAAATAACATCCTACGAGGTTGATAAGTTAAACGATCCAACAGGAATCATAACAGGCGATCGCTTTGAATTTCTACTTGGAATTGAAGTACCTGAAGATGATGAACTTTTTGATGAAAATAATTCATTAGATTTACGTGTGATTCTAGTGATAGAAGAAACAGAAGCGCGTATTGTACAATACCATTTCATTAACCGAAGCAACGGTAAAGTATTAGATTTTGGCCTAGAAGAGGAAGAAGAAGCAATTGTTCTTTCATTTTGCAAAGAACATTATAATGATATTATTTAA
- a CDS encoding MarR family winged helix-turn-helix transcriptional regulator: MNPLIHELFQKSRFLTQEANDTLKQFNLFASQWSVLYCIQRHKEMTLTQIWKYLNVEAPTITRTVNRLSELGWIEICSGRDKREKIVKLSEKALQQYPAIKASMIEFEDQMTAGLSKEEEVQLFELLKKIR; encoded by the coding sequence ATGAATCCACTTATTCATGAGCTTTTTCAAAAATCCCGTTTTTTAACTCAAGAAGCTAATGATACATTAAAACAGTTTAACTTATTTGCTTCTCAGTGGTCAGTACTCTACTGCATACAACGACATAAAGAAATGACATTGACACAGATTTGGAAATACTTAAATGTAGAGGCACCCACAATTACAAGAACTGTAAATAGATTATCTGAACTTGGCTGGATTGAAATATGCTCCGGGAGAGATAAACGGGAAAAAATTGTAAAACTGTCCGAAAAAGCATTACAACAGTACCCAGCTATCAAAGCATCTATGATAGAATTTGAAGATCAAATGACCGCTGGTTTATCCAAAGAAGAAGAAGTTCAGTTGTTTGAACTCCTAAAAAAAATTAGATAA